A stretch of the Mycolicibacterium celeriflavum genome encodes the following:
- a CDS encoding TetR/AcrR family transcriptional regulator, which yields MAQQTEAIAVKTDGRKRRWHQHKVERRNELVDGTLEAIRRRGSNVSMDEIAAEIGVSKTVLYRYFVDKNDLTTAVMMRFAQTTLIPNMAAALSSNLDGFALTREIIRVYVETVAAEPEPYRFVMANNSASKNQAVATSENIIARMLAVMLRRRMVEVDMETGGIEPWAYHTVGGVQLATHSWMSNPRMSSDELIDYLTMLSWNALCGIVEVGGSLERFRKQPHPSPVLPPPRTNQ from the coding sequence GTGGCACAGCAGACCGAAGCGATCGCGGTCAAGACGGACGGCCGCAAGCGGCGATGGCACCAGCACAAAGTGGAACGCCGCAACGAGCTGGTGGATGGCACGCTGGAGGCTATCCGGCGCCGCGGCAGCAACGTCAGCATGGACGAGATCGCCGCGGAGATCGGCGTCTCGAAGACGGTGCTGTACCGCTATTTCGTCGACAAGAACGACCTCACCACCGCGGTGATGATGCGATTCGCGCAGACCACGCTGATCCCGAACATGGCCGCCGCGCTGTCGTCGAACCTGGACGGTTTCGCGCTGACCCGCGAGATCATCCGCGTGTACGTCGAAACTGTGGCCGCCGAGCCGGAGCCCTACCGGTTCGTGATGGCGAACAACTCGGCGAGCAAGAACCAAGCGGTCGCGACATCCGAGAACATCATCGCGCGCATGCTGGCGGTCATGCTGCGGCGCCGGATGGTGGAGGTGGACATGGAGACCGGCGGCATCGAGCCGTGGGCCTACCACACGGTCGGCGGTGTGCAGCTGGCCACGCACTCGTGGATGTCGAACCCGCGGATGAGTTCGGACGAACTGATCGACTACCTCACCATGCTGTCGTGGAATGCGTTGTGCGGCATCGTCGAAGTGGGCGGATCGCTGGAGCGATTCCGCAAGCAGCCACACCCGTCGCCGGTGCTGCCGCCTCCGCGGACCAACCAGTGA
- a CDS encoding DUF559 domain-containing protein yields MRCDVILGSEALASGAVTRRGLARRYVRLHRDVYAPTGLTLTPRDRAYAAWLWSGRRATLVGHSAAAILGSKWIPEDAPVEIAHTRRPATDGIVVRSDVLADDEIEYLDGFACTTPERTAFDLGRRLPVDTAIVRIDALLNATWAKPAGVEAIAERYPGARGVRRLRAALDLVDGGAESPQETRLRLLLVRAGLPRPVTQIPVGRRRIDMGWPDCLVGVEYDGERHFTNPDDYAADIERLEFLASQGWSIVRVSSRQLRCEQDRIVARVKAFLDL; encoded by the coding sequence ATGCGCTGCGACGTCATCCTCGGCTCAGAAGCGTTGGCGTCGGGTGCGGTGACGCGGCGCGGGCTTGCCCGCCGATACGTGAGGCTGCACCGCGACGTGTACGCGCCCACGGGGCTGACGCTGACGCCACGCGATCGGGCCTACGCAGCGTGGCTGTGGTCGGGTCGACGGGCCACACTCGTCGGGCATTCGGCGGCTGCGATCCTCGGCAGCAAGTGGATTCCTGAGGATGCACCGGTCGAGATCGCCCACACGCGCCGGCCGGCGACCGACGGGATCGTCGTCCGCAGCGACGTGCTCGCCGATGACGAAATCGAGTACTTGGACGGCTTCGCTTGCACCACGCCTGAACGCACGGCCTTCGACCTGGGCCGTCGACTCCCCGTGGACACCGCCATCGTTCGCATCGACGCACTGCTGAACGCAACCTGGGCCAAACCCGCGGGAGTGGAGGCCATCGCCGAGCGTTATCCCGGCGCACGCGGAGTTCGCCGCCTGCGCGCCGCGCTGGACCTCGTCGACGGTGGCGCCGAATCTCCGCAGGAGACGCGGCTTCGGCTGCTACTCGTTCGGGCGGGCCTGCCGCGACCGGTTACCCAGATTCCGGTGGGGCGTCGGCGTATCGACATGGGCTGGCCGGATTGCCTGGTAGGCGTGGAATACGACGGGGAACGTCACTTTACGAACCCCGACGACTACGCCGCCGACATCGAACGCCTCGAATTCCTGGCGAGCCAGGGCTGGTCGATCGTGCGGGTGAGCTCACGACAATTGCGCTGCGAGCAAGACCGCATCGTCGCACGGGTCAAAGCTTTCCTAGACCTCTAG
- a CDS encoding polyphosphate kinase 2 family protein: protein MTSTSEIAEALRFRAGDKVADIDPEGTPGFRGSKSDGAAAQSDRSARLAELQEMLYANWKAAEDSRSVLLVLQGMDAAGKGGIVKHVVGAVNPMGVRYTAFGKPTPEELEHDFLWRIRRALPPPGHIGVFDRSHYEDVLIVRVHNLVPPEVWGPRYDEINAFERELVDGGTTLVKVAMFISLEEQKKQLLERLDDPTKYWKYNPGDVDERSKWPQYQEAYQAVLDRTSTDYAPWHVVPCNRRWYSRLAVTELLIRALESFDLSYPAADFDIAAERKRLLSS from the coding sequence GTGACGTCCACTTCCGAGATCGCCGAGGCGCTGAGGTTCCGTGCAGGCGACAAGGTGGCCGACATCGACCCCGAGGGCACGCCGGGCTTCCGCGGGTCGAAAAGCGATGGGGCCGCGGCACAGTCCGATCGCAGCGCCCGGCTGGCCGAGCTGCAGGAGATGCTCTACGCGAACTGGAAGGCCGCCGAGGACTCCCGCTCGGTGCTGCTGGTGCTACAGGGCATGGACGCCGCGGGGAAGGGCGGAATCGTCAAACACGTTGTCGGCGCAGTGAATCCGATGGGGGTACGCTACACCGCGTTCGGCAAGCCGACACCGGAAGAACTCGAGCACGACTTCCTGTGGCGCATCCGGCGGGCACTGCCACCGCCCGGACACATCGGCGTGTTCGACCGGTCGCACTACGAGGACGTCCTCATCGTGCGGGTGCACAACCTGGTGCCGCCCGAAGTGTGGGGACCGCGATACGACGAGATCAACGCGTTCGAGCGTGAACTCGTCGACGGCGGAACGACTCTGGTGAAAGTCGCGATGTTCATCTCGCTCGAGGAGCAGAAGAAGCAGTTGCTCGAGCGGCTCGACGACCCGACGAAATACTGGAAGTACAACCCCGGCGATGTCGACGAACGCAGCAAGTGGCCCCAGTATCAGGAGGCCTACCAGGCGGTGCTCGATCGTACGTCGACGGATTACGCGCCGTGGCACGTGGTGCCGTGCAACCGTAGGTGGTACAGCCGCCTCGCCGTCACCGAGTTGCTGATTCGGGCTCTCGAAAGTTTCGACTTGTCTTATCCGGCGGCGGATTTCGACATCGCGGCGGAGCGCAAGCGGCTCCTGTCCTCCTAG